One window of Paenibacillus sp. FSL K6-3182 genomic DNA carries:
- a CDS encoding MFS transporter, whose protein sequence is MRNSAAVTAPPLFTEERPAFRDGLVIPLLGLTVIIVIMNTMMFNLALPQVTAQFMLSPSAASWIITGYSIIFAISSITYSRLSDFVPIRLLLTIGLIAMGGASVLGYFSHHYVLLLVARLIQACGAGSVLSLTIVLITRFIPLARRGKSMALITSAASLGLGLGPVIGGAITQYLGWNDLFIVTGISLLLIPVFYRLLPVEASNKGSFDILGAALVGIGSTGVLLYITNHFLIALIGGILALILFWIRINRAVNPFVQPTLFRNKRYIRLITLGVVSYINNFSTLFLLPQVLIHLFKLTPGQAGLIIFPGAIVAMLSSNRIGKIIDQHGNSLLLRLSPCFLLLAAVSFALFADQSIYVVMAIYIVMSVSFSALNSGVSNELSRILPSEHVGAGMGLFQLSQFISGAFSVAISGIVLAAQSNVPLDRAFSNIFWGMGVIAAFAIAASWLYYFSSKQQLDESNRR, encoded by the coding sequence ATGAGAAACAGTGCCGCTGTTACTGCCCCACCCTTATTCACCGAGGAGCGGCCCGCCTTTAGAGACGGTCTCGTTATCCCGCTGCTAGGTTTAACCGTAATTATTGTGATCATGAATACGATGATGTTTAATCTGGCCTTGCCCCAAGTAACGGCTCAGTTTATGCTATCCCCATCGGCAGCTTCCTGGATCATAACGGGTTATTCCATTATATTTGCCATTTCATCGATTACCTACAGCAGACTCTCTGACTTTGTTCCGATTCGTCTGCTGCTCACGATTGGCTTAATCGCCATGGGCGGCGCATCTGTGCTTGGTTATTTTAGTCATCATTATGTACTGCTGCTTGTCGCGCGCCTTATTCAAGCTTGCGGAGCGGGCTCTGTCCTTAGTTTAACCATCGTGCTCATTACACGATTTATTCCACTTGCTCGCCGGGGCAAATCCATGGCACTCATTACTTCGGCTGCCTCGCTTGGCCTTGGTTTAGGCCCCGTCATCGGCGGTGCTATAACACAATATTTAGGCTGGAACGATCTGTTTATCGTTACTGGAATCTCACTTTTACTCATTCCTGTGTTTTATCGACTGCTGCCGGTTGAAGCATCGAACAAGGGGTCCTTCGATATCCTCGGTGCCGCTCTTGTCGGAATTGGTTCCACAGGTGTTCTGCTCTATATTACGAACCATTTCTTAATTGCTCTTATTGGCGGAATACTTGCACTAATCTTATTCTGGATACGGATTAATCGTGCAGTAAATCCTTTTGTTCAGCCTACTCTGTTCCGCAATAAAAGGTATATTCGTCTGATTACACTTGGTGTTGTATCTTACATTAACAATTTTTCCACACTTTTTCTGCTGCCTCAGGTGCTTATTCACCTGTTCAAGCTGACACCAGGTCAAGCAGGTCTCATTATTTTTCCGGGAGCCATAGTAGCTATGCTTTCCTCCAATCGCATTGGAAAAATCATTGATCAACACGGCAACAGCTTGCTGCTTCGGCTATCTCCTTGTTTTCTCTTGCTCGCTGCTGTTTCTTTCGCCTTGTTCGCGGATCAATCCATCTACGTTGTCATGGCCATTTATATCGTGATGAGCGTTAGTTTCTCCGCGTTAAACTCTGGCGTTTCGAACGAGCTGTCAAGAATCTTACCAAGTGAGCATGTAGGTGCTGGAATGGGCTTATTCCAGCTGTCGCAATTCATTAGCGGCGCTTTCAGCGTAGCGATTAGCGGTATCGTTCTCGCGGCACAAAGCAATGTTCCGCTTGACCGTGCATTTTCAAATATATTTTGGGGAATGGGCGTCATTGCCGCCTTCGCCATTGCAGCATCGTGGCTGTACTATTTCTCTTCAAAGCAGCAGCTCGATGAGTCAAATCGACGTTAA
- a CDS encoding sensor domain-containing diguanylate cyclase, with translation MGTRKGLKLRFVLGLFVIGSVILTAIIGGYFAWTTNKTSLTSGYLESNYQYAQKLSSNTKELLDIISNNVDAIAARAGIQNISQKELDSWYDANEQYFNAIIIVDSNRKVMLSSLSSGGVKAGAVLNSYAAKQAVEQKRPLISEPYVGTTTNQLLMLISSPIFNEQGEYEGFVAGTIYLSESNALSKLLNEHFYGNGSYVYVADKQGRLIFHPDHKRINEKIASNEVINKALAGHSGSQEIVNSKQNRYFAGYANESITGWAIVAQTPASIIDKPLNELIWSILLQFLPLFIVILLLAWYVSHLISKPLFELAAFSEEAILSTKAIRSKMPKTNSYIYEVRQLNQSINNHFNLLNKEIRLDGLTGLANRKTFDLTIQEWIAEDIPFALILLDVDHFKKINDQHGHLIGDEVLIYTAAQIKAFSRSHDLSFRYGGEEFGILVKLGSIPTATNIAERLREGIAAGASPTGSPIYVSIGISMSSGKVKDAKEIIEMADQALYRSKEAGRNRTTVYDNKPLSGREE, from the coding sequence GTGGGTACACGCAAAGGCTTAAAACTTCGATTCGTCTTGGGGCTGTTCGTAATCGGCTCTGTTATCTTAACCGCCATCATCGGCGGTTATTTTGCATGGACGACAAACAAGACTTCACTAACGTCGGGTTATTTGGAAAGCAATTATCAATATGCGCAAAAGCTGTCCTCTAATACGAAAGAATTATTGGATATTATTAGCAACAATGTTGATGCCATAGCGGCAAGAGCAGGCATACAAAATATATCGCAAAAGGAATTGGATAGCTGGTACGATGCGAATGAGCAATATTTTAATGCGATTATCATTGTGGATTCCAATCGTAAAGTGATGTTATCTAGTTTGTCAAGCGGAGGAGTCAAGGCAGGGGCAGTGCTGAACTCTTACGCAGCGAAGCAAGCGGTTGAACAGAAAAGACCGCTTATTTCAGAGCCTTATGTGGGGACAACAACGAACCAGCTTCTTATGCTAATTTCTTCACCCATATTTAATGAACAAGGCGAATATGAAGGTTTTGTAGCTGGAACCATTTATTTGAGCGAGAGCAACGCGCTTAGCAAATTGCTCAACGAACATTTTTACGGAAACGGCTCTTACGTCTACGTAGCAGATAAGCAAGGCCGCCTTATTTTCCATCCGGACCATAAGCGAATTAATGAAAAAATTGCTTCAAATGAGGTTATTAATAAGGCATTAGCTGGACATAGCGGATCGCAGGAGATCGTTAATTCAAAGCAAAATCGTTATTTTGCGGGTTATGCGAACGAGTCGATAACCGGTTGGGCAATCGTAGCACAAACGCCTGCTTCAATTATTGATAAGCCGTTAAATGAATTGATATGGAGTATACTGCTGCAATTTCTCCCGTTGTTTATCGTCATCCTGCTGCTTGCGTGGTACGTTTCCCATTTAATATCAAAGCCTCTATTTGAACTAGCTGCTTTCTCAGAGGAAGCAATTTTATCAACAAAGGCGATACGTTCCAAAATGCCCAAAACAAATTCTTACATCTATGAAGTGAGACAGCTTAATCAAAGTATAAATAACCATTTTAATTTACTGAACAAGGAAATTCGATTGGATGGGCTTACGGGACTTGCGAATAGGAAAACATTTGATTTGACCATTCAGGAGTGGATTGCCGAGGATATACCGTTTGCGCTTATACTGCTGGATGTTGACCATTTCAAAAAAATTAACGATCAGCACGGGCATCTTATAGGAGATGAAGTATTAATCTATACAGCTGCGCAAATAAAAGCATTTTCCAGAAGTCACGATCTTAGCTTCCGCTACGGCGGTGAAGAGTTTGGCATACTGGTTAAGCTAGGAAGCATTCCTACAGCAACCAATATTGCGGAGCGGCTTAGAGAAGGAATCGCTGCTGGCGCGAGTCCGACTGGCAGTCCAATCTACGTTTCAATCGGCATTTCAATGTCGAGTGGGAAGGTGAAGGATGCGAAGGAAATAATTGAAATGGCGGATCAAGCGCTTTATCGCTCGAAGGAAGCGGGCAGAAACCGAACAACGGTGTACGACAATAAGCCATTAAGCGGACGAGAGGAATAG
- a CDS encoding helix-turn-helix transcriptional regulator — MKILFHPNREDIELTSVLYALSDPIRLSIVVAIVKHGEQSCGHFDLPVVKSTMTHHFRTLREAGVVNVRKQGTQHFLTLRTEDLDARFPGLLTAIIQPASV; from the coding sequence TTGAAAATATTATTCCATCCCAATCGTGAGGATATTGAGCTTACTTCTGTTTTATATGCATTAAGTGATCCTATTCGGCTTAGCATTGTTGTCGCTATCGTTAAGCATGGCGAGCAGTCCTGCGGTCACTTTGATCTTCCTGTCGTAAAGTCTACAATGACGCATCATTTCCGTACATTGCGTGAAGCGGGTGTAGTGAATGTTAGAAAGCAAGGCACCCAGCATTTTTTGACGCTGCGCACTGAGGATTTGGATGCTCGCTTTCCAGGCCTGTTAACGGCCATTATTCAACCAGCTTCTGTATAG
- a CDS encoding DNA alkylation repair protein, with protein sequence MTAIAHALEAKFREHANPETAQPMEAYMRGQFIFLGLKTPERTQLLREFWKQNEKPKGEELLQTAEQLWQLNEREFHYVAMGLMERYSKEAEPSHIDRLERWVTTHSWWDTVDFLAAHLVGSQLSKYPELTAEYTERWIDSDQMWLRRTALLFQLRYKHDTDTDRLFDYIRRTKDESEFFIRKAIGWALREYAKTDAACVHRFVEETPLSPLSKKEALKHIV encoded by the coding sequence ATGACTGCAATTGCGCATGCTTTGGAAGCAAAGTTCAGGGAGCACGCCAATCCGGAGACGGCTCAGCCTATGGAGGCTTACATGCGCGGCCAATTTATATTTCTTGGCCTAAAGACTCCGGAGCGAACACAGCTGCTGCGCGAATTTTGGAAGCAAAATGAAAAGCCGAAGGGCGAGGAGCTGTTGCAAACAGCAGAGCAGCTATGGCAGCTGAACGAGCGAGAGTTCCATTATGTAGCGATGGGTTTGATGGAAAGATACAGCAAAGAGGCTGAGCCTTCACATATCGACAGGCTGGAGCGGTGGGTAACGACCCATTCTTGGTGGGATACCGTTGATTTTCTGGCAGCGCATTTAGTCGGCAGTCAGCTCTCGAAATATCCGGAATTAACAGCGGAGTATACGGAGCGCTGGATCGATTCAGATCAGATGTGGCTCCGCAGAACTGCTTTGTTGTTTCAGCTTAGGTACAAGCATGATACGGATACAGATCGGTTATTTGACTACATACGCCGCACGAAGGACGAAAGCGAGTTTTTCATTCGCAAAGCGATCGGCTGGGCGCTTAGAGAATATGCAAAAACCGATGCAGCCTGTGTGCATCGGTTTGTAGAAGAAACGCCGCTCTCGCCGCTTAGCAAGAAAGAGGCGTTAAAGCATATCGTTTAG